Proteins encoded by one window of Pseudostreptobacillus hongkongensis:
- a CDS encoding Cof-type HAD-IIB family hydrolase, whose amino-acid sequence MYKAVVTDLDGTLLNDEHVVSEYTKKVIRKLVKNGYKFYIATGRLQASTQEIAESIGVKIPLITVNGTRILDEDGNEIHNSTLDLETVKEIASIDYKSCGEDLLINGYFRNIWLVVDRAAEIYYRTHRPDKPYFPTTVSEEEFRSKTFNKMHFIGEHKGLLKLREKLQKEITNKNLHMVFVGENCLEIFSTDSDKAKAAKLVLERDGIKLEEAIAFGDSLNDYEMLKEVGRGFVMGNAIYLLKEKAPELEMIDTNDNDGEAKKIVEIFNLEV is encoded by the coding sequence ATGTATAAAGCAGTAGTTACTGACTTAGATGGAACTTTACTAAATGATGAACATGTAGTAAGTGAATACACAAAAAAAGTAATAAGAAAATTAGTAAAAAATGGATACAAGTTTTATATAGCAACAGGAAGATTACAAGCAAGTACTCAAGAAATAGCTGAATCTATAGGAGTTAAAATACCTTTAATAACTGTTAATGGAACAAGAATACTAGATGAAGATGGAAATGAAATACACAATTCTACTCTTGATTTAGAAACTGTAAAAGAAATAGCTTCAATAGATTATAAGTCATGTGGTGAAGATCTATTAATAAATGGTTACTTCAGAAATATATGGCTTGTTGTTGATAGAGCTGCTGAAATATATTACAGAACTCACAGACCTGATAAACCATATTTCCCAACAACAGTATCTGAAGAAGAATTTAGAAGTAAAACATTTAATAAAATGCATTTTATAGGTGAACATAAAGGTTTATTAAAACTAAGAGAAAAACTACAAAAAGAGATAACAAACAAGAATTTACATATGGTCTTTGTAGGAGAAAATTGCCTTGAAATTTTCTCTACTGATTCAGATAAAGCAAAAGCTGCTAAACTTGTTTTAGAAAGAGATGGCATAAAACTTGAAGAAGCTATAGCATTTGGTGATTCATTAAACGACTATGAAATGTTAAAAGAAGTAGGACGTGGATTTGTTATGGGTAATGCTATATATTTATTAAAAGAAAAAGCTCCAGAACTTGAAATGATAGACACTAACGATAACGACGGAGAAGCAAAGAAAATAGTTGAGATATTTAACTTGGAGGTTTAA
- a CDS encoding putative immunity protein, which yields MKIEEYSINKNEQNMKLEDKIELPTVYTVKILDDSFLRLKMERIFEELNQKELAKFALSNAKRFLDYFDDELKDDKRILEAEEMFNKYLKDEISSIDMRKASLVANKLDKESKTEIGKHAARSFAQAIGSTHMRANAIASTDNMIRVINLIHENDIEAATNERKKQLELLNEMTK from the coding sequence ATGAAAATAGAAGAATATTCTATTAATAAAAATGAACAAAATATGAAATTGGAAGATAAGATAGAGCTTCCTACAGTCTACACTGTTAAAATTTTAGACGATAGTTTTTTAAGACTTAAAATGGAAAGAATATTTGAAGAATTAAATCAAAAAGAACTTGCAAAATTTGCTTTAAGTAATGCTAAAAGATTTTTAGACTATTTTGATGATGAACTTAAAGATGACAAAAGAATACTAGAGGCAGAAGAAATGTTTAATAAATACTTGAAAGATGAAATTAGTTCTATAGATATGAGAAAAGCATCACTAGTTGCTAATAAACTTGATAAAGAATCTAAAACTGAAATAGGTAAACATGCTGCACGTAGTTTTGCACAAGCTATAGGTTCAACACATATGAGGGCTAATGCTATAGCTTCAACAGATAATATGATAAGGGTTATAAACCTTATTCATGAAAATGATATAGAGGCTGCAACCAATGAAAGAAAAAAACAACTAGAACTTTTAAATGAAATGACAAAATAA
- a CDS encoding thiamine pyrophosphate-dependent dehydrogenase E1 component subunit alpha has product MKNLEKKDFLEMFKQMQEIRLFDLKVAQLVKKGKVPGMTHFSVGEEAASVGAMYALNPDDYITSNHRGHGQAIAKGIDLNAMMAEILGKYTGICKGKGGSMHIADVDSGNLGANGIVGGGHGMSVGAALTQKMKNTGKIVVCFFGDGATNEGSFHEAMNMASIWKLPVIFYCINNGYGISANISKMVNVKHIHERAVAYGVPGMFIEDGNNVLDVYNKFTEAVKYVREGNGPVLIESITYRWLGHSSSDPGRYRTREEVDEWKQKDPIENLRKYLLENSIAKEQELLDIEASVKQAIEEAVVFAENSPLPPLETAFEDIYAD; this is encoded by the coding sequence ATGAAAAATTTAGAAAAAAAAGATTTTTTAGAAATGTTTAAACAAATGCAAGAAATAAGATTATTTGATCTTAAGGTTGCTCAACTTGTTAAAAAAGGAAAAGTACCAGGAATGACTCACTTTTCTGTAGGGGAAGAAGCTGCAAGTGTTGGGGCTATGTATGCTTTAAATCCAGATGACTATATAACATCTAACCACAGAGGTCATGGACAAGCTATAGCAAAAGGAATAGACTTAAATGCTATGATGGCTGAAATATTAGGTAAATATACAGGTATATGTAAAGGTAAAGGTGGATCAATGCATATAGCTGATGTTGATAGTGGTAACTTAGGAGCTAACGGTATAGTTGGTGGAGGACATGGTATGTCAGTTGGAGCTGCTCTTACTCAAAAAATGAAAAATACAGGTAAAATAGTTGTATGTTTCTTTGGAGATGGAGCAACTAATGAAGGAAGTTTCCATGAAGCAATGAATATGGCTTCAATTTGGAAATTACCAGTAATATTTTATTGTATAAATAATGGATACGGAATAAGTGCTAATATTTCAAAAATGGTAAATGTAAAACATATACATGAAAGAGCAGTAGCTTATGGTGTTCCAGGAATGTTTATTGAAGATGGAAATAATGTATTAGATGTATATAACAAATTTACTGAAGCAGTTAAATATGTAAGAGAAGGAAATGGTCCTGTACTTATAGAAAGTATTACATATAGATGGCTTGGACACTCTTCTTCAGATCCAGGAAGATATAGAACTCGTGAAGAAGTTGATGAATGGAAACAAAAAGATCCAATAGAAAATTTAAGAAAATATTTATTGGAAAATTCTATAGCTAAAGAACAAGAATTATTAGATATAGAAGCTAGTGTTAAACAAGCAATAGAAGAAGCAGTGGTATTTGCTGAAAACAGTCCATTACCACCACTTGAAACAGCATTTGAAGATATATATGCAGACTAA
- a CDS encoding alpha-ketoacid dehydrogenase subunit beta: METKLMSFRDTIILAMSEEMRRDPDVILMGEDVGVFGGDFGTSVGMIEEFGPERVRDCPISESAISGAAAGAAMTGLRPIVDMTFMDFVVIAMDNIVNQAAKTRYMFGGKGKVPMTIRCAAGNGVGSAAQHSQSLESWFTHIPGLKVVAPGTPRDMKGLLKASIRDNNPVIILEYKSEFNQKGEVPVDPEFVIPLGVGEIKKEGTDVTVVTYGKMLTRVMKAADELEKEGISVEVVDPRTLIPLDKEIILNSVKKTGKVVLVNDAHKTSGFIGEISAIISESDAFDYLDAPIRRVAGEDVPMPYAQNLEFAMVPTVETIKDAIRKTVNKQ; the protein is encoded by the coding sequence ATGGAAACAAAATTAATGTCATTTAGAGATACAATAATTTTAGCTATGTCAGAGGAAATGAGAAGAGATCCTGATGTAATATTAATGGGGGAAGATGTTGGAGTATTTGGTGGAGACTTTGGTACTTCAGTAGGTATGATAGAAGAATTTGGACCTGAAAGAGTAAGAGACTGTCCTATATCAGAATCAGCTATATCAGGAGCAGCAGCAGGAGCAGCTATGACAGGATTAAGACCTATAGTTGATATGACTTTCATGGATTTCGTTGTTATAGCAATGGATAATATAGTTAACCAAGCTGCAAAAACTAGATATATGTTTGGTGGAAAAGGAAAAGTTCCTATGACTATTAGATGTGCTGCAGGAAATGGAGTAGGATCAGCAGCTCAACATTCACAATCACTTGAAAGCTGGTTTACACATATTCCAGGATTAAAAGTTGTAGCTCCAGGAACTCCAAGAGATATGAAAGGATTATTAAAAGCTTCAATTAGAGATAACAATCCAGTAATAATATTAGAATACAAATCAGAATTTAACCAAAAAGGAGAAGTTCCGGTAGATCCTGAATTTGTTATTCCTTTAGGAGTTGGAGAAATTAAAAAAGAAGGAACTGATGTAACTGTAGTAACTTATGGAAAAATGTTAACAAGAGTTATGAAAGCAGCAGATGAATTAGAAAAAGAAGGTATTTCAGTAGAAGTTGTAGATCCTAGAACATTAATACCTTTAGATAAAGAAATTATATTAAATTCTGTTAAGAAAACAGGAAAAGTTGTACTTGTAAATGATGCACATAAAACAAGTGGATTTATAGGTGAAATTTCAGCAATAATTTCTGAATCAGATGCATTTGATTACTTAGATGCACCTATAAGAAGGGTTGCAGGAGAAGATGTTCCTATGCCTTATGCACAAAATTTAGAATTTGCTATGGTGCCAACAGTAGAAACAATTAAAGATGCAATACGTAAAACAGTAAATAAACAGTAG
- a CDS encoding dihydrolipoamide acetyltransferase gives MEKQGLRATPAARKLASQLKLDLSVIPGSGAFGRVHKDDVASYKEESSVRISPVARRIAEVNGIDWQELKGTGVRGKIMKNDILALLESENKDTYVAPAKEKDYINQEKTNVEEKLDDKKDKYGEIEVIPMTAMRKVIAKRMVESYLTAPTFTLNYDIDMTEALALRKKVLEPILNETGKKVTVTDIISLAVIKTLMKHKYLNSSLTEDGQNIIAHNYVNLAMAVGFDGGLLTPVVYNAEKMSLSQLVVALKDVTTRALDMKLAPSELQGSTFTISNLGMYGVSSFGPIINQPNSAILGVSATVEKPVVVNGEIKIRPIMSLGLTIDHRVVDGLAGAKFMKDLKELLENPITMLI, from the coding sequence ATGGAAAAACAAGGATTAAGAGCAACACCTGCTGCAAGAAAACTAGCTTCTCAATTAAAGTTAGATTTATCAGTAATACCTGGTAGTGGAGCTTTTGGTAGAGTGCATAAAGATGATGTTGCTTCATATAAAGAAGAATCAAGTGTTAGAATATCACCTGTAGCAAGAAGAATTGCTGAGGTAAATGGTATTGATTGGCAAGAATTAAAAGGAACAGGTGTAAGAGGTAAGATAATGAAAAATGATATCTTAGCACTTCTTGAATCAGAAAATAAAGATACTTATGTTGCACCTGCTAAAGAAAAAGATTATATAAATCAAGAAAAAACTAATGTTGAAGAAAAATTAGATGATAAGAAAGATAAATATGGTGAAATAGAAGTAATACCTATGACAGCTATGAGAAAAGTTATAGCTAAACGTATGGTGGAAAGCTATTTAACAGCACCAACATTTACATTAAATTATGATATAGATATGACTGAAGCGTTAGCTTTAAGAAAGAAAGTTCTTGAACCTATATTAAATGAAACAGGTAAAAAAGTTACAGTAACAGATATAATATCTCTTGCAGTAATTAAAACTTTAATGAAACATAAATATTTAAATTCATCTTTAACTGAAGATGGACAAAATATTATAGCTCATAACTATGTAAATTTAGCTATGGCTGTAGGATTTGATGGTGGATTATTAACTCCAGTAGTATATAATGCGGAAAAAATGAGTTTATCTCAATTAGTAGTTGCGTTAAAAGATGTAACAACTCGTGCACTTGATATGAAACTTGCGCCAAGTGAATTACAAGGATCTACATTTACTATAAGTAATTTAGGAATGTATGGGGTGTCTTCATTTGGACCTATAATAAATCAACCTAACTCTGCAATTTTAGGAGTAAGTGCTACAGTAGAAAAACCTGTTGTAGTAAATGGTGAAATTAAGATAAGACCTATAATGAGTTTAGGTCTAACTATAGATCATAGAGTGGTTGATGGTTTAGCTGGAGCTAAATTTATGAAAGACTTAAAAGAATTATTAGAAAATCCAATAACAATGTTGATATAA
- the lpdA gene encoding dihydrolipoyl dehydrogenase — translation MALEVIMPKAGIDMTEGQIVKWNKKVGEFVKQGEILLEIMTDKVNMELEAEEDGYLLAILKNDGETVPVTEVIGYLGAEGEAVPTAGAQAAPAEKVEEAPVAPKAEEPVKTKKSDDAYDVVVIGGGPAGYVAAIKAAQIGAKVAVVEKSELGGTCLNRGCIPTKAYLHNAEIIEGIGHAAARGIMIENPKFTVDMDKVLAMKSKVVKTLVGGVGALLKSNGVDVFKGIGRITKDKNVLVDGAKLLETDKIILAGGSKVSKINIPGMDSKLVMTSDDILELNEVPKTLAVIGGGVVGVELGQAFSTFGSNVTVIEMMDRIVPGMDAEVSNTLRAALEKKGMTIMTATKLQEIIEEDGKLRIKLEGKQDLIVDRALLSIGRVPDLEGIGEVEFELERGKIKVDEYMETSVKGIYAPGDINGTKMLAHAAFRMGEVAAENAVNGNHHVAKLDLTPAAIYTMPEVAMVGLTEEQARAKYDISVGKFNFAANGRAIASDENFGFVKVIADKKYGEILGVHIIGPAAAEIINEASSIMEMEITVEEMLKTIHGHPTYSEVMYEAFADVLGLAVHALKKK, via the coding sequence ATGGCATTAGAAGTTATCATGCCCAAAGCTGGTATAGATATGACAGAAGGGCAAATAGTTAAATGGAATAAAAAAGTTGGAGAATTTGTTAAACAAGGTGAAATACTTTTAGAAATAATGACAGATAAAGTTAATATGGAACTTGAAGCAGAAGAAGATGGATACTTATTAGCTATATTAAAAAATGATGGAGAAACAGTACCAGTAACTGAAGTTATAGGTTACTTAGGAGCAGAAGGAGAAGCAGTTCCTACTGCAGGAGCACAAGCAGCTCCAGCTGAAAAAGTAGAAGAAGCACCAGTAGCACCTAAGGCTGAAGAACCAGTAAAAACTAAGAAAAGTGATGACGCTTATGATGTAGTAGTTATAGGTGGAGGTCCTGCTGGATATGTTGCAGCAATTAAAGCAGCACAAATTGGTGCTAAAGTTGCAGTTGTTGAAAAATCAGAACTTGGTGGAACTTGTTTAAATAGAGGATGTATACCTACAAAAGCATACTTACATAATGCAGAAATTATAGAAGGAATAGGTCATGCTGCTGCGCGTGGTATCATGATAGAAAATCCTAAATTTACTGTAGATATGGATAAAGTATTAGCTATGAAATCAAAAGTTGTTAAAACTTTAGTTGGTGGAGTAGGAGCATTACTTAAGAGTAATGGTGTAGATGTATTTAAAGGTATAGGAAGAATTACTAAAGATAAGAATGTATTAGTTGATGGAGCTAAACTTCTTGAAACAGATAAGATAATCTTAGCTGGAGGATCTAAAGTAAGTAAAATCAATATACCTGGTATGGATTCTAAACTTGTTATGACAAGTGATGATATATTAGAATTAAATGAAGTACCTAAAACATTAGCTGTAATAGGTGGAGGAGTTGTAGGAGTTGAACTTGGTCAAGCATTCTCAACATTCGGATCTAATGTAACAGTAATTGAAATGATGGATAGAATAGTTCCAGGAATGGATGCAGAAGTTTCAAATACTTTAAGAGCAGCTCTTGAGAAAAAAGGTATGACTATAATGACAGCAACTAAACTTCAAGAAATTATTGAAGAAGATGGTAAATTAAGAATTAAATTAGAAGGAAAACAAGACTTAATAGTTGATAGAGCTCTTCTTTCTATAGGACGTGTACCAGATCTTGAAGGAATTGGAGAAGTTGAATTTGAACTTGAAAGAGGAAAAATAAAAGTTGATGAATATATGGAAACTTCAGTTAAAGGAATATATGCACCTGGGGATATAAACGGAACTAAGATGTTAGCTCATGCTGCATTTAGAATGGGAGAAGTTGCTGCTGAAAATGCTGTAAATGGAAACCATCATGTTGCTAAACTTGATTTAACTCCAGCAGCTATATACACTATGCCAGAAGTTGCAATGGTTGGATTAACTGAAGAACAAGCTAGAGCTAAATATGATATTTCAGTTGGTAAATTTAACTTTGCTGCTAATGGACGTGCAATTGCATCTGATGAAAACTTTGGATTTGTAAAAGTTATAGCAGATAAAAAATATGGAGAAATATTAGGGGTTCATATTATAGGGCCTGCAGCTGCAGAAATAATAAACGAAGCTTCATCTATAATGGAAATGGAAATAACTGTTGAAGAAATGTTAAAAACTATTCATGGACATCCTACATATTCAGAAGTAATGTATGAAGCATTCGCTGATGTATTAGGACTTGCAGTACATGCTTTAAAGAAAAAATAA
- a CDS encoding lipoate--protein ligase: MIYIISDTNETAFNIASEEYAFKKLLNEDMIFMLWINKPSIIVGRHQNTIEEINKEYVKENNIEVVRRISGGGAVYHDYNNLNYTIISKENEEKAFDFKSFSVPVIKTLESLGVKAEFTGRNDLEIDGKKICGNAQAYINGRIMHHGCLLFDVDLSVLAKALKVSKDKIESKGVKSVRARVTNIVEELPEKIDVIEFRDLLLEYMKKEYPEMKEYKFSEEDIKEINKAKEAKFGNWDWNYGKSPEYNITRGIKFPKGKIEIYANVIDSKIENIKIYGDFFGIEDVAYVEEVLKGVKYEREFVLERLNSINLSRYFAGITPEEVAEAIVE; the protein is encoded by the coding sequence ATGATTTACATTATTAGCGATACAAATGAAACAGCTTTTAATATAGCAAGTGAAGAATATGCATTTAAAAAATTATTAAATGAAGATATGATTTTTATGTTATGGATAAATAAACCATCTATAATAGTTGGTAGACATCAAAATACTATAGAAGAAATTAATAAGGAATATGTTAAAGAAAATAATATAGAAGTTGTAAGAAGAATTAGTGGTGGAGGTGCAGTTTACCATGATTATAATAATCTTAACTATACTATAATATCTAAAGAAAATGAAGAAAAAGCATTTGATTTTAAGAGTTTTTCTGTACCAGTTATTAAAACACTTGAAAGTCTTGGAGTTAAGGCTGAATTTACAGGAAGAAATGATTTAGAAATAGATGGTAAAAAAATATGTGGTAATGCACAAGCATATATAAATGGAAGAATTATGCATCATGGATGTCTTTTATTTGATGTTGATTTATCAGTTCTAGCAAAGGCCTTAAAAGTATCTAAAGATAAAATAGAGTCAAAAGGAGTAAAATCTGTAAGAGCAAGAGTTACTAATATAGTTGAAGAATTACCTGAAAAAATAGATGTAATAGAATTTAGAGATTTACTTTTAGAGTATATGAAGAAAGAATATCCTGAAATGAAGGAATACAAATTTAGTGAAGAAGATATTAAAGAAATTAATAAAGCTAAAGAAGCTAAATTTGGAAATTGGGATTGGAATTATGGAAAATCTCCTGAATATAATATAACAAGAGGTATAAAATTCCCTAAAGGTAAAATTGAAATATATGCAAATGTAATAGATTCTAAAATAGAAAATATTAAAATATATGGAGATTTCTTTGGTATAGAAGATGTTGCCTATGTTGAAGAAGTTTTAAAAGGCGTGAAATATGAAAGAGAATTTGTACTTGAAAGATTAAATAGTATAAATCTTAGTAGATATTTTGCAGGTATAACACCAGAAGAAGTTGCAGAAGCTATAGTTGAATAG
- a CDS encoding glycerophosphoryl diester phosphodiesterase membrane domain-containing protein, translating into MKRKIFGEFKEVLKNLYDNKFEYIINTSIMEAGILTLGAFVLEKIFELMMYFAGIHNVTQTNFYNILFHPVSLITLIVYILIMAFIMFFEFSFIVFMIYGKFNNKNYSVKTILNKSFNSMKSLIGKQFIFFLAYFITMIPIQNLGLNSVLTQDLYIPKFITEELLKTPSNAIIFLVAMVILIYINFRLFFVIPLTIISRKSLSDSIKESWEITKNHKLEIILIVLMSEVIFTIVSGIIVFVVIYIFEIINSSGNSLILQTLFFTLLQAVFLFFSVMSKLVIVTTLVNIIVDKNEVSNEIINLESKEKRKFKYFNTFLTIFTISLIIYNGYNIYYTGVNENVLTIAHRGDVEYGVENSLEALEGALKNKADYVEMDIVMTKDNKFVVLHDFNLKRLAGINKNIYDMNFDEVVGLEIKQGGFKSHIPSFEEYVKRAKELDVKLLVELKPHGEEPDNYVDLVIQELKRLGIDKKYKVMSLNKDVIVELNKKEPDIDTGYVIPIQFGSFNNIAVDFYVIEDFSFSNYLLREAKIENKNVFVWTINDKEDMTRYLQTAVDGIITDNPKMVNDVKKELKTHNTYFDKVARELEL; encoded by the coding sequence ATGAAAAGGAAAATATTTGGTGAATTTAAAGAGGTTTTAAAAAATTTATATGATAATAAATTTGAATATATAATTAATACATCTATAATGGAAGCTGGAATATTAACATTAGGAGCTTTTGTCCTTGAAAAAATATTTGAATTAATGATGTATTTTGCAGGAATACATAATGTTACTCAAACTAATTTTTATAACATATTATTTCACCCAGTTAGCCTTATAACTTTAATAGTATATATCCTAATTATGGCTTTTATAATGTTTTTTGAGTTTTCGTTTATAGTATTTATGATATATGGAAAGTTTAATAATAAAAATTATTCAGTAAAAACCATACTTAATAAGTCATTTAATTCTATGAAAAGTTTAATAGGTAAACAATTTATATTCTTTTTAGCCTATTTTATTACTATGATACCTATACAAAATTTAGGTTTAAATTCAGTTTTAACCCAGGATTTATATATACCAAAATTTATAACAGAAGAATTATTAAAAACTCCTTCTAATGCGATTATATTTTTAGTAGCTATGGTAATTTTGATATATATTAATTTTAGATTATTTTTTGTTATACCTCTGACTATAATTTCTAGAAAAAGTTTAAGTGATAGTATAAAGGAAAGTTGGGAGATAACTAAAAATCATAAATTAGAAATAATTTTGATAGTTTTAATGTCAGAAGTAATATTTACAATAGTTTCAGGGATTATAGTGTTCGTTGTTATCTATATATTTGAAATTATTAATAGTAGTGGAAATAGTTTAATATTACAAACTTTATTTTTTACTTTATTACAAGCTGTATTTTTATTTTTTAGTGTAATGTCTAAATTAGTTATAGTAACAACATTAGTTAATATTATAGTTGATAAAAATGAGGTATCAAATGAAATTATTAATCTTGAAAGCAAGGAAAAAAGAAAGTTTAAATATTTCAATACATTTTTAACTATATTTACCATCTCTTTAATTATATACAATGGATATAATATATACTATACAGGGGTTAATGAAAATGTGTTAACTATTGCTCATAGAGGAGATGTAGAGTATGGAGTTGAAAATTCTTTAGAGGCTTTAGAAGGTGCTTTGAAAAATAAGGCTGATTATGTAGAAATGGATATAGTAATGACTAAAGACAATAAATTCGTTGTATTACATGATTTTAATTTAAAAAGACTTGCAGGAATTAATAAGAATATATATGATATGAATTTTGATGAAGTTGTAGGTTTAGAAATTAAACAGGGAGGATTTAAATCACACATTCCTTCATTTGAAGAATATGTAAAAAGAGCAAAAGAACTTGATGTTAAACTTTTAGTTGAATTAAAACCTCATGGTGAAGAACCAGATAATTATGTTGATTTGGTAATACAAGAATTAAAAAGATTAGGTATAGATAAAAAGTATAAGGTAATGTCTTTAAATAAGGATGTAATTGTAGAACTTAATAAAAAAGAACCAGATATTGATACAGGTTATGTAATACCTATACAATTTGGAAGTTTTAATAATATAGCTGTAGATTTCTATGTTATAGAAGATTTTTCTTTTTCAAATTATTTATTAAGAGAAGCTAAGATAGAAAATAAAAATGTCTTTGTATGGACTATAAATGATAAAGAAGATATGACTAGATATTTACAAACTGCAGTAGATGGGATTATAACAGACAATCCTAAAATGGTTAATGATGTAAAAAAAGAATTAAAAACTCATAATACATATTTTGACAAAGTTGCTAGAGAATTAGAGTTATAA
- the gltX gene encoding glutamate--tRNA ligase, translating into MSKKVRVRIAPSPTGDPHVGTAYIGLFNYAFAHHEGGEFILRIEDTDRTRFSSDSEQQIFDAMKWLGLNYSEGPDNGGEYGPYRQSERFNIYKKYALELVEKGEAYYSFETPEELEIMKERQKAMGLPPMYDRRSRNLSKEVIEENLAKGMPYVIRMKMPLEGQTVVEDQLRGKIFFDNDKIDDQVLLKSDGFPTYHLANIVDDHLMGITHVIRAEEWIASTPKHIQLYRAFGWEEPKWYHMPLLRNADKTKISKRKNPVSLNYYKEEGYLKEGLLNFLALMGWSLGGEKEIFTLQEMIDNFSFDRISLGGPVFDLVKLAWVNNQHMRLKDIKDLTDLAIPFIDKQGFDISKFSREKLERMVEISREGTHTLKELAQSLDVFFEDEFTLPVVTEDMNKKERKSVERVLEALASEEGKKSINLFIEKLNNFDEEINEEEIKDILHKLPEELNEGIGKVLMPLRAAITGKSKGPDLYSIISVIGKERTLNRIKNVF; encoded by the coding sequence ATGTCTAAAAAAGTTAGGGTTAGAATAGCTCCATCACCTACAGGAGATCCACATGTAGGAACAGCATATATAGGGCTATTTAACTATGCATTTGCACATCATGAAGGTGGAGAATTTATATTAAGAATAGAAGATACAGATAGAACAAGATTTTCTTCAGATTCAGAACAACAAATTTTTGATGCTATGAAATGGTTAGGATTAAATTATTCTGAAGGTCCTGATAATGGTGGTGAATATGGTCCGTATAGACAATCTGAAAGATTTAATATATATAAAAAATATGCTTTAGAATTAGTTGAAAAAGGTGAGGCATATTATTCATTTGAAACGCCAGAAGAATTAGAAATAATGAAAGAAAGACAAAAAGCAATGGGCTTACCGCCTATGTATGATAGAAGAAGTAGAAATTTATCTAAAGAAGTAATTGAAGAAAATTTAGCTAAAGGAATGCCGTATGTAATTCGTATGAAAATGCCACTTGAAGGTCAAACAGTGGTTGAAGATCAATTAAGAGGTAAAATTTTCTTTGATAATGATAAAATAGATGATCAAGTTTTACTTAAATCTGATGGATTTCCAACTTATCACTTAGCTAATATAGTAGATGATCATTTAATGGGTATTACACATGTTATTCGTGCTGAAGAATGGATAGCATCAACTCCTAAGCATATACAACTTTATAGAGCTTTTGGTTGGGAAGAACCTAAATGGTATCATATGCCATTACTTAGAAATGCTGATAAAACTAAAATTTCTAAGAGAAAAAATCCAGTATCATTAAATTACTATAAAGAAGAAGGATATTTAAAAGAAGGACTACTTAACTTCTTAGCATTAATGGGATGGAGTCTAGGTGGAGAAAAAGAAATCTTTACTTTACAAGAAATGATAGATAATTTCTCATTTGATAGAATATCACTTGGAGGACCTGTATTTGATTTAGTTAAACTAGCATGGGTTAATAATCAACATATGAGATTGAAAGATATAAAAGATTTAACAGATCTAGCTATACCATTTATAGACAAACAAGGTTTTGATATTTCTAAATTTAGTAGAGAAAAATTAGAAAGAATGGTAGAAATTTCAAGAGAAGGAACTCATACATTAAAAGAATTAGCACAAAGTTTAGATGTATTCTTTGAAGATGAGTTTACTCTTCCAGTAGTTACTGAAGATATGAACAAAAAAGAGAGAAAATCAGTAGAAAGAGTACTTGAAGCATTAGCTAGTGAAGAAGGTAAGAAATCTATAAACTTATTTATAGAAAAATTAAATAACTTTGATGAAGAAATAAATGAAGAAGAAATTAAAGATATTCTACATAAATTACCTGAAGAGTTAAATGAAGGAATAGGTAAAGTTTTAATGCCATTAAGAGCGGCAATAACTGGTAAATCAAAAGGACCAGACCTATATTCTATAATCTCAGTTATAGGTAAAGAAAGAACATTGAATAGAATAAAAAATGTATTCTAA